From a single Hippoglossus stenolepis isolate QCI-W04-F060 chromosome 2, HSTE1.2, whole genome shotgun sequence genomic region:
- the LOC118100416 gene encoding THO complex subunit 4: protein MSDKMNMSLDDIIKMNRKGGSGRGGGSSGPGAGSGRAGGSSRPTRGRQNNFNRERNNRPAPYTRPRELPDKWQHDMFEDHVGGRRGPSAVPERSVESNGKLLVSNLEFGVSDSDIKELFAEFGPLQKTSVHYDRSGRSKGTADVHFENKADAQKAMKHYNGVPLDGRPMKIQQVTSEVDEHRPSTQSSNRGFDRSRLGQPKFERRDRGEKRQSGGGGGGGGGGGGGGGGGGGGGGFRGRGRGGGNRAPQLSAEELDAQLDAYNAKFQMDTS, encoded by the exons ATGTCGGACAAGATGAACATGTCTCTGGATGACATTATCAAGATGAACAGGAAAGGAGGCAGCGGCCGCGGCGGAGGATCATCAGGGCCCGGTGCGGGTTCAGGTCGGGCCGGGGGATCGTCGAGGCCAACGCGGGGTCGACAGAACAACTTCAACCGGGAGAGAAACAACAGGCCCGCACCGTACACCCGG CCCAGAGAGTTACCAGACAAATGGCAGCATGACATGTTTGAGGATCATGTCGGTGGACGCAGGGGACCGAGCGCAGTACCTGAAAGAAGTGTAGAGAGTAACGGCAAACTGCTGGTCTCCAATCTTGAATTTGGTGTCTCCGACTCAGATATCAAG GAGCTGTTTGCAGAGTTTGGTCCATTACAGAAAACATCTGTTCACTATGATCGGTCTGGCCGCAGTAAAGGAACGGCAGATGTTCACTTTGAAAATAAGGCAGATGCACAAAAAGCCATGAAGCACTACAATGGTGTCCCACTTGATG GCCGTCCCATGAAAATCCAGCAAGTGACGTCAGAGGTCGATGAACATAGACCGTCAACACAAAG TTCAAACAGAGGTTTTGACCGGAGCAGACTTGGTCAACCCAAGTTTGAAAGGAGGGACCGAGGCGAAAAGAGGCAAAGTGGCggaggaggtggcggaggaggaggaggtggtggtggtggaggtggaggcggcggcggcggaggttTCCGAGGACgtggaagaggaggtggaaacaGAGCCCCCCAGCTTTCTGCAGAGGAGTTGGATGCCCAGTTGGATGCATACAATGCCAAG tttcagatGGACACCAGTTAG